From Micromonospora echinaurantiaca:
CCGCGCCGGATGTCGCCGCCCTTCGTGGCGGCGACCGTGGGGCTGCTGGTGGCGATCGTCGCCGCCACCACCGTCGCGGGGTCGCGGTGGTGACCGGCCCGCTGCTGGAGCTGGCCGGGGTGCACTACGCCTACCAACCGGGCCGCCCGGTGCTGACCGGCGTCGACCTGCGCGTCGAGGCCGGGCGGCGGCTGGCCGTGGTCGGGCCCAACGGGGGCGGGAAGACCACCCTGTTCAAGTTGGCGGCCGGCGCGTTGACGCCCGGCTCGGGGCAGATCACCGTGGCCGGCGACCGGGTCCGGCACACCCGGGCCGGCCTGCGCGCGGTGCGGCAGCAGGTCCAACTGGTGGTGCAGGACCCGGACGACCAGCTCTTCTCCGCCAGCGTCCGGCAGGACGTCTCCTTCGGACCGGTCAACCTCGGCCTGCCCGCCGAGCAGGTCCGCCAGCGCTGCGACGAGGCGCTGGCGGCGCTCGGTGTCACGGCGATCGCCGACCGCCCCACCCACCTGCTCTCCTACGGCCAGCGCAAGCGGGTGGCCATCGCCGGCGCCGTGGCGATGCGGCCCCGGCTGCTCATCCTGGACGAGCCGACCGCCGGGCTCGACCCGGTCGGGGTGGAGGCGTTGCTGCGCACGCTGGACGACCTGCACTCCGCCGGCACGACGGTGGTGCTGTCCACCCACGACGTCGACCTCGCCTGTCGCTGGGCGGACACCATGGCCGTGGTCACCGGCGGCGGTGTGCGCACCATGCCGACAGCCGAC
This genomic window contains:
- a CDS encoding energy-coupling factor ABC transporter ATP-binding protein, with amino-acid sequence MTGPLLELAGVHYAYQPGRPVLTGVDLRVEAGRRLAVVGPNGGGKTTLFKLAAGALTPGSGQITVAGDRVRHTRAGLRAVRQQVQLVVQDPDDQLFSASVRQDVSFGPVNLGLPAEQVRQRCDEALAALGVTAIADRPTHLLSYGQRKRVAIAGAVAMRPRLLILDEPTAGLDPVGVEALLRTLDDLHSAGTTVVLSTHDVDLACRWADTMAVVTGGGVRTMPTADGMADPRLLTAAHLLPAWAPLVHRLLDRIPDLAGNRPRSAAELAALLGDDPEWTAGHGAPWSPP